In Excalfactoria chinensis isolate bCotChi1 chromosome 5, bCotChi1.hap2, whole genome shotgun sequence, a single genomic region encodes these proteins:
- the LOC140253258 gene encoding protein MANBAL-like, which translates to MAAELHFSPPEIPEPTLRENVLRCGLLFGALFQLLCVLAIILPVSKSPKADSEGFESKTWETVKKPKASAAQLSKKAKKESKKKR; encoded by the exons atggctgctgagctgcatttcTCGCCACCTGAGATCCCTGAGCCCACACTAAGGGAGAACGTGCTGCGCTGCGGACTCTTGTTTGGAgcccttttccagctcctgtgtgttCTGGCCATCATCCTGCCAGTTTCCAAGTCCCCAAAGGCA GACTCGGAGGGTTTTGAGTCTAAGACTTGGGAGACGGTGAAGAAACCCAAGGcgagtgctgcacagctgagcaagaaagccaagaaggaaagcaaaaagaaacgataa
- the LOC140253339 gene encoding ciliary microtubule associated protein 1A-like yields the protein MPASMDGAWVGTWRPHRPRGLISAQFPSPGPQYSIPGTTGYVGHSPTKNRAPAYTFRGTKRPAAESCGPGPCYFVEPAITRNGKYVVPGTHLRGRPTTKTTVTPGPSDYRTEAANRHVFKCPPVQSMAFRREPLRTDRPPGPGTYTLPRLMGPNTAYTSASPCYSMRGRSQRGRFDEDLAKGKREP from the exons ATGCCTGCCAGCATGGACGGAGCCTGGGTGGGGACCTGGAGACCCCATCGCCCACGTGGCCTCATCTCGGCCCAGTTCCCCAGCCCCGGGCCCCAGTACTCCATCCCGGGGACAACAG gTTACGTGGGCCACAGCCCCACCAAAAACCGTGCCCCCGCCTACACCTTTAGAGGGACCAAACGGCCTGcggcagagagctgtgggccaGGTCCCTGCTACTTTGTGGAGCCGGCCATCACTAGGAATGGCAAGTACGTGGTTCCAGGCACCCACCTCCGGGGACGACCCACGACAAAGACCACCGTCACCCCCGGACCGA GTGACTACCGCACCGAAGCTGCCAACAGGCACGTCTTCAAGTGCCCACCGGTGCAGTCCATGGCCTTCCGGCGGGAGCCCCTCCGGACAGACCGCCCTCCAG gtccTGGCACTTACACACTGCCCAGGCTGATGGGGCCCAACACAGCCTACACATCGGCCAGCCCCTGCTACTCCATGAGGGGAAGGAGCCAGCGTGGTCGCTTTGATGAGGACCTTGCCaag ggaaagagagagcCTTGA
- the LOC140252467 gene encoding uncharacterized protein, producing MSSSMADANEEQPGMSEDGPMVGHASGQTRSETEERVAVWDAVAAFIREQLLVHKGVWIPTFGSFDIISKEIRTKDRTVTLCWPVFQLARNLIAVHHLKSRRGSLPVDRKVEALKSSQVAAAASVSWKTAQKCIQSTVSLLSSCLQNGKNVAVVLKDVGVLLIDGLTFQMKFYYDFLEQLSGKENFRRAVRKAPSLLDMGVSRVTPVASLVSSGCLVVLPKFPMELVPSPPGLFQHKPRSVPVTSQDPPVLVTSRCRADLKKPPRGGAGAVGQCRTCRPRSAGGAGPASSCASGAAMRAQFASGTLTALQRVELLQQLEQAHEQMMEKRTVTARASLLKDAQQIRAERTAARKEELEQEKQLIAQLEEQLKAGSEEMEVLRREKQRLREEREELELEGAWRQHQMELEVERVPGAVLPELVEAQLEKKERARRRGLSFWMQTICLILVCLQLLLVAVLGSGLFYARHYDQELLYRLLQRVLPQPMYALVAYFASRTLRVVCDGLLPI from the exons ATGAGCTCCAGCATGGCTGACGCCAACGAGGAGCAACCTGGGATGAGTGAGGACGGCCCCATGGTGGGCCATGCCTCTGGACAAACACGCAGTGAGACTGAAG AGCGAGTTGCCGTCTGGGATGCAGTGGCCGCCTTCATCcgagagcagctcctggtgcacaAG GGGGTCTGGATTCCCACCTTCGGCTCCTTTGACATCATCTCCAAGGAGATCAGGACGAAGGACAGGACCGTGACCCTGTGCTGGCCTGTGTTTCAGCTGGCCAGAAACCTCATTGCAGTGCACCACCTCAAGTCCCGCAGGGGGTCCCTGCCAG TTGACAGGAAGGTGGAGGCCctgaagagcagccaggtgGCCGCAGCCGCCTCTGTGAGCTGgaagacagcacagaagtgcatcCAAAGCACCGTGtcgctgctctccagctgcctgcagaatgggAAGAACGTGGCTGTGGTTCTGAAGGATGTTGGAGTGCTGCTCATTGACGGGCTGACCTTCCAAATGAAGTTCTATTACGACTTCCTCGAGCAGCTGTCGGGGAaagagaacttcaggagagccgTCCGCAAG GCCCCCTCGCTGCTGGACATGGGGGTGTCCCGCGTGACACCGGTGGCTTCTCTGGTGTCCTCTGGCTGCCTTGTCGTATTACCCAA GTTTCCAATGGAGTTGGTCCCCTCTCCCCCTGgactcttccagcacaaaccaCGTTCTGTCCCTGTGACCTCCCAGGACCCTCCTGTGCTGGTGACGTCACGATGTCGCGCTGACCTTAAAAAACCCCCCCGGGGTGGGGCAGGGGCAGTGGGTCAGTGCCGAACCTGCCGGCCCCGTTCTGCAGGCGGTGCAGGTCCTgcgagcagctgtgccagtggtgCAGCAATGCGGGCCCAGTTTGCCAGCGGAAcattaacagctctgcagcgcgtggagctgctgcagcagctggagcag GCTCATGAGCAGATGATGGAGAAGCGCACGGTCACGGCCAGGGCGTCtttgctgaag gACGCCCAGCAAATACGGGCTGAAAGAACGGCTGCCCgtaaggaggagctggagcag gagaagcagctcattgcccagctggaggagcagctgaaggctgggaGCGAGGAGATGGAG GTGCTGCGCCGGGAGAAACAGCGCCTGCGAGAGGAgcgggaggagctggagctggagggtgcCTG GCGGCAGCAtcagatggagctggaggtagagcgcgtgcctggggctgtgctgccggaGCTGGTGGAGGCACAGCTG gagaagaaggagcggGCCAGGAGACGTGGGCTCTCCTTCTGGATGCA GACCATCTGCCTCATCTtggtctgcctccagctgctgctcgttgctgtgctgggctctggcCTATTTTACGCCCGGCACTatgaccaggagctgctctatcGGCTCCTGCAGCGGGTGCTGCCCCAGCCAATGTACGCTCTTGTGGCGTACTTTGCAAGCAGGACCCTGCGTGTGGTCTGTGAtgggctgctgcccatctga
- the LOC140252468 gene encoding E3 ubiquitin-protein ligase Itchy-like, which produces MEPGLRRATRGCVPKLPCGHCKVLLCGMQEMDPNDWQRHTIYRRYTRTSRQMLWFWQFVKEIDNEKRMTLLQFVTGTCGLPVGGFADLMGSNGPQKFCVEKVGKENWFLEVTPVACTFQPRRIRSS; this is translated from the exons ATGGAGCCGGGACTCAGGAGAGCAACACGTGGCTGTGTCCCAAAGCTCCCGTGTGGCCATTGCAAG gtgctgctgtgtggaaTGCAAGAAATGGATCCGAATGACTGGCAGAGGCATACCATCTACCGGCGTTATACCAGAACCAGCAGACAGATGCTGTGGTTCTGGCAG tttgtgaaagaaatagatAACGAGAAGAGAATGACACTGCTACAGTTTGTTACTGGAACGTGCGGATTACCAGTCGGAGGATTTGCTGACCTCATGG GGAGCAACGGACCCCAAAAATTTTGCGTTGAGAAAGTTGGGAAGGAAAACTGGTTCCTAGAAGTCACTCCTG tcgCTTGCACCTTCCAGCCTAGAAGAAttaggagcagctga